Proteins found in one Melospiza georgiana isolate bMelGeo1 chromosome 1, bMelGeo1.pri, whole genome shotgun sequence genomic segment:
- the LYPLA1 gene encoding acyl-protein thioesterase 1: MCGNNMSAPLPAIVPAARKATAAVIFLHGLGDTGHGWSEALAGIKSPHVKYICPHAPVMPVSLNMNMSMPSWFDIIGLSPDSQEDEAGIKQAAENVKALIDQEVKNGIPSNRIILGGFSQGGALSLYTALTTHQKLAGVVALSCWLPLRASFPQGPISGVNKDIAVLQCHGDCDPLVPVMFGSLTVEKLKTMINPANVTFKTYSGMMHSSSLEEMMDVKQFIDKHLPPID; this comes from the exons ATGTGCGGCAACAACATGTCGGCTCCTCTGCCCGCCATCGTCCCGGCCGCCAGGAAGGCCACGGCCGCC gTCATTTTTCTTCACGGATTAGGAGATACCGG GCACGGATGGTCAGAAGCACTTGCTGGTATCAAAAGCCCCCATGTGAAGTACATCTGCCCACACGC GCCAGTTATGCCTGTTTCTTTGAACATGAACATGTCTATGCCATCATG GTTTGATATCATTGGACTTTCTCCAGATTCACAGGAAGATGAAGCTGGGATCAAGCAGGCGGCGGAGAATG TTAAAGCACTGATAGATCAAGAAGTAAAAAATGGAATTCCTTCTAATAGAATTATTCTGGGAGGCTTTTCTCAG GGAGGTGCTTTATCACTGTATACAGCTCTTACAACACATCAGAAATTAGCAGGTGTCGTAGCCCTCAGCTGCTGGCTTCCTCTACGGGCTTCTTTTCCTCAG GGCCCTATCAGTGGTGTCAACAAGGATATTGCTGTTCTTCAGTGCCATGGAGACTGTGACCCCCTGGTTCCTGTAATGTTTGGTTCCCTCACTGTTGAGAAGCTGAAGACTATGATAAATCCAGCCAATGTAACCTTCAAGACTTACTCTGGCATGATGCATAGTTCATCTCTTGAG GAAATGATGGATGTAAAACAGTTCATAGACAAACATCTACCTCCCATAGACTGA
- the MRPL15 gene encoding large ribosomal subunit protein uL15m, giving the protein MSGSGVSRGLELLRSLPRVSLANLRPNPGAKKRERRRGRGRYGGRKCGRGHKGERQRGNRPRLGFEGGQTPFYLAIPKYGFNEGHSLRRQYQPLSLQRLQYLIDLGRVDPSQPIDLTQLTNARGVTVQPLKRDYGVQLVEEGADIFAAKVNIEVQRASELAIAAIEKNGGVVTTSFYDPRSLEILIKPVVFFLRGKPIPKRMLPPEDLVRYYTDPRNRGYLADPSKVAEARLELAKKYGYVLPDITKDELFKMLSARKDPRQIFFGLAPGWIVNLADKKILKPTDENLLKYYSS; this is encoded by the exons ATGAGCGGGAGCGGCGTGAGCCggggcctggagctgctgcgCTCGCTGCCCAGGGTCAGCCTGGCCAACCTAAGGCCCAACCCCGGCGCCAAAAAGCGG GAGAGAAGACGTGGCCGTGGAAGGTACGGGGGTCGGAAGTGTGGCCGAGGGCACAAAGGAGAAAGGCAAAGAGGGAATCGGCCCCGACTGGGCTTTGAGGGTGGCCAGACTCCATTTTACTTGGCCATACCAAAATATGGATTTAATGAGGGACATAG cctcaGACGTCAGTACCAACCGCTGAGCCTTCAGAGGCTGCAGTACCTGATTGACTTGGGCAGAGTGGACCCCTCGCAGCCGATTGACCTAACTCAGCTCACCAACGCCAGGGGTGTGACAGTGCAGCCTCTCAAGAGGGATTACGGTGTCCAGCTGGTGGAGGAG GGTGCTGATATTTTTGCAGCAAAGGTAAATATTGAAGTGCAGAGAGCATCTGAATTAGCAATTGCAGCCATAGAAAAAAATGGAGGCGTAGTAACAACATCGTTCTATGACCCAAGGAGCTTGG AAATTTTAATCAAGCCAGTGGTATTTTTCCTGCGTGGCAAACCTATCCCAAAGCGAATGCTCCCACCTGAAGACCTCGTCCGTTACTACACAGATCCCAGGAATCGGGGCTACCTGGCAGATCCATCCAAGGTGGCAGAAGCCAGGCTGGAACTTGCCAAGAAATATGGCTATGTCTTACCAGACATAACCAAGGATGAACTCTTTAAGATGTTAAGTGCACGCAAGGATCCTAGACAGATATTTTTTGGTCTTGCTCCAGGATGGATCGTAAACCTGGCAgacaaaaaaattctgaaaccAACTGATGAGAATCTGTTGAAATACTACAGCTCATGA